The DNA region TTTAAGGATGATTGTGAAGGCACCGAAGTGGGAGTTTACTAGTAGAGGTTCCATTATTTGTTCTACAATTTGGCACAATAATTTAACTCTGATAGCCAATGGTAGTTTTTACCCTTTCATGAGTGGCTTGACTAAAGTAATTTCCACTTTTCCTTTATCTAGCCATATGATTGATACTATGACATCAGTTTGTCTACTTGTCTCCTATTGCAACACATGTGTTACTAGAACCATTATCAGGCTTTTGGAAAAATTTGCCAACTTGAAATGGCCTACAGATGGATCTTTTCGACAAGAAGAGGAAGTGTTTGTTGTTCTTATCCGTGGACACATACCTGATCCTCTCCAAATCATGGCAGAGTCACTTTCTCTTCATTTTCAGAAGTTGATTTCTATGGTTCTTTCTCTAGCAGTGGGTACTGAGCATCCTTCTTTCTCTAGCAGTGGTTCTTTCAGAAGTGTTTGCTCTTCTTTTTCTCCTAATCTTGTTGAGATTGAGAACTTCTATTGGATGATCATCTGTCCCACGTTGCAGTCTCTGCATGCGACTGAGCATCCTATGCTCATGGATAATgcattgaaaattttcatagCAATCTGGTATGCTACACTAGAAACTATGCTATTACAGTTTTCTCTAACTTTGCCTCAGTTCATGAGTGTCGAGTCAACAGTTGTGCATTCCTTTGCTATCAATGCCCTTGCCTCGTCACAAAAAAGCAAGCACAATATTCTCCGGGAGCAATTTGGTAGTTTAGGCCCTGCTTACTTCAATTTTCATGACAATGAGATTACTGCGCTTCTCCAATTCAATCTGGCAATCTCTTTTCTAAGCTCTTATTTCCTTTATGTTCATCGATGGCACATACTTTTTTGGAGCCTATCAACAAGTTATAAACTATGTCTGCTTGGGATGTTTAAGGCTGCTATGTCTTACACAGGAACATGGTGTTTTGTGCTAATTATCATGCTGGTGAGACATTTTGGGGTCCAGCTGGACCACACTATATATAACCACGCCATTTTGGGACTTTGGACTGCCAAGAGTCTTGAACAAACCTGTCCTGTGATGTATGGTGTTTTGAGCCATTTTGGAAATGTTCTTAATATCAAGACTTGTGCCATTTTGTTTGCAGATCATTCCTTCACTATCAAAGAGCTGTTACGTTTGGCCGAGTTGATACAATATTGTGTGGCTAATGCCAATTTGTCTGATGCATCGCTACATACTACGAGGATGCACGATTATTATTCGATCAACACCAAAGTTGATGATACCTACTTGCAGAATGTATCACGGTATAAATTGCCGATCATTTTGGGTCTTTGTTCAGTACCATTATATGCATCAGGATCATTAAGGCCAAAGTTCTTCGGTTATTTCACTTTTCTGGATTTTTTGAAGCTAGTGTGCTTGTGGAATGCTAGAAGATTTGGAAATTTAGCATTTTCACTAAGGGTATATGCGGCTACATATCCAGCAATTAAGGTCAAGATTGCTATGATTGAATTGAGATCATGCATGGTAGAAGCACAATTTTGGCCGGCTTGGTTCAAAATCTGTGTGGCAACCAATTTTCTTGTGGTATGTTGGGAGATTCACACTGCGATGGTTTTGGAGGCATCTTTCATGATATTGTTTTGGAACTCAAAGGCTTGGGTGAACAAGCAACGCAATCCTCTACATGCCAACTTGACGACATGAGGACATGCCTTCTTTTAAGGGGGAGGGAATGTTAGGATCCTAGTTATGGGGTTTATATATTTATGGTATTTTGTCTTATCTTTGTAGTAGTTGGCTTCATCCAACGGTTCTGAGGATAGAGATGTGTTCCCATATGGGCACTCCTCTGCTAGGGTTGTATATAAGCCTCATTTCACCATTTGGGAAatgcatgaatgaaaagacttgttattttatttcttacttTCCTTGCATTTTCCTTTCCTTCTCCATTCCTCTCGAATGGGTCCTATCAAATGATATGGATGGGAAAAGTTTGCATTGACAATGACATAGTGTTTAGCAACCCATCTTTGTAGGTAGTGATCATACAGTTCATACTAGCATATCGGCGCTCACACGCCGAACATGGCTGATAATGCGATGATGTCTGCTTATTTTTCCATCTCACTAAGGGAGACTCAATAGTGGAAAAGCTGAAGTGAGAGAAAATTCCTCACCCTTCCATGGTGATCACTGAAGAGTGGAGTAAATTAGTGAAACAATGGTATGTTGCTATGTTGCATTGCATAGTGATGAACAAATGTTATTGGGGACAACATTGGTGGTGGTCATAGTGGCCATCTTAGTGTCGGTGTCAATGGAAACGCGAAGGTGGAGATGATGTCTCTGGTTATGTAGTTGATACTGTAgatatcgaaatttcggtaaataaatgttgaccgataaatcaaagtttcaacgctcatgtattacataaattttacacgtagcgtgtgtctaaacaaaaaatcaaaataagtttgaaaagtcatcaaacaggacacgtgtcaacacctggcagaaacgacttatttcatctggaatattatattcaaaattaggcattggaaaattctataaacagaagccaatttcattcatttaatggAGGAactaattcatattacaccttgaagttctgaagctctgaaactccgaagctctcaaacatccaggttcccgaagaatcaagaaagtgttattcgttcttcgttcatcgttcatcctaagatcaagcccaaacggccctttggatcaacaaacatccaccaattcaagatcaagccccaacgacccttgaagaaagtgttcttcgttcttcgttcatcgttcttccaagattaagccccaacggccctttggatcaacaatcatccaccaattcaagatcaagccccgacggcccttgaagaaagtgttctttgttcttcgttcatcgttcatcctaagatcaagctccgacgaccctttggatcaacaatcatccaccaattcaagatcaagccccgacggcccttgaagaaagtgttattcgttcttcgttcatcgttcttccaagatcaagccccaacggcccttggattaaCAAGTAACCGTTCTTCAAaattgaagatccgttcatcactgttcttcaagatcaagcatccgttcatcactgttcttcaagatcaagcctcaatggcccttgaagaaacactcatcctcaagatcaagccccaacggctccttgaagattcgcttaaatccaccttcaagaatcaagcccacggcccttaaagaacgttcatccaagatcaagcctcaacggcccttggatcaatcacacatcaacaaatacacaccttacggagatcgaatcagaggatcaaaattgagagagattgtaacccaaaatcatcaaatacaaatattattttgtgcaagttgttcttgtctctttcttttcgggaattttccgtgttcacaaattggcacgcccagtgggaccatctctgcctctcatctttttctccattcaagaaattcaagcgcacttccaaaattaatggcatcaaggaaggctcaaactgttcccgcaaccggcgcaaagaacaagagcgtctttgtcgcaagtggtgtcactttgggtatcacgactcgaagcatggcaagagctacttttgccgcctctttcacctctgcatcaactctgccaagggaacaagagcacctaaggcacgagcctttgatcaccttagcctcattaagggcaccaaggggggaaagcccaaggataTACTCTGAATCCATGCTCTCTGATGCTGATTCAAGCGGCAGTTCCGCCatgtcatgaccattggagcaacttcaatcgatgagcagttggctcaaatgaatgaagcaatcgcaaggctaacccgaactgtggaagaaaaagacttgcaaattgcagcactcgtcagccgactggagccacaggacgacGAAACCCCCGACCCAgagaatgatccactaaagagaagagatgacgaagaagatgagcctcaggtggagaaaaacgatgtgaagccggagccagaccaagcagcggcactcatgagatctctttctatccagcagctgcatgagatgatcaccaacaccatcaaggcacagtacgaatggagctcacatacctccttgttctactcgaaacCCTACtctaagaagattgatgccctgaagatgccaaggggttatcaaccaccaaagttcatgcagtttgatggaaaaggaaacccaaagcagcatgttgcacatttcgtcgaaacttgcaacaacgcagggaccaaatgggactacctcgccaagcagtttgtgcgctcgctgaaaggaaacgcctttgagtggtacacggacctagagcctgagtccattaacagctgggagcaattagagcgggaattccttaaccgcttctatagcacctgccgcactgtgagcatactagagctaacgagcacaaagcagtggaaggacgagccagtcattgactacatcaatagatggcgcactctaagcctcaactgtaaagacaggctcttggaaacctcttcaattgagatgtgcatccaaggcatgcaatggggtttgcaatacatccttcaaggcattaaaccacggaccttcgaggaattggccactcgcgcccataacatggagttgagcatcgcccatcatgggaagaaagaaccaatCGCTGACTACAAGAATGACAAAGTTGTTGGGCCAAAGGAGGAGAAGACTGCGTGGAAACCCACCAAAGAgacaatgacggtcaacacagctcccgtcaaaatctccacacgaggcaaggcgattcaaactgaagcttttcgtgatcaagagatgcgtagacgcactttgaatgagcttgaggagaagacttatccattccctgactttgatgtggttgccatgctggatgacctgttaGACAAGAaagtgatcagtttgcctgagtgcagacgacCGGAAGAGATGAATTGTACCGACAgcccaagatactgtaaattccaccgcttcatcagccatccaacggaaaagtgcttcgtactgaaagatctcatcctgaagctagcacaacaagggaaaaTCGAGCTTAACCTTGAAGACACGGTTGCGCcacacactactactatcgtgtttGGATCACTTGATCATGTGCCTCTCCGAAGCATGCATGACCATTCCCGTCAATATTCAAGTCACAAGACACTtcctacacaaccatcaccgggggcaagcaaccaagatgcatctactAGTGATAAGAAAGGGTGGACATCGGCGACCTAAAAAAACGAGGaagccaaaaccacaagccacaaggccaaaagaggagcctaaacccgcccctcGAACTTCAGTCTTCGAAAGGCTGGATTATTCGAAACCTAGAATTTCggcacttgatcgcatcagtggtcgagaccaaacttccgtcttcaaaaggcttgagacgccaacaccgcaaagatctgtctttgaaaggttatcaaaacccaagaaacaaagtggCACAACTAGATCTCCTCCGCAACGGTCGGCTTTggacagacttgaagaaactaagaagccttctagaaacaggAAGACAACGTCAAATGGAGAAAAGCTCGACAGTCTAGCAGGAAAAgacgatgttcaaagcttgattccttcaatGATGAAGCGCTAAGCAACTTTGGAAgtcgacacaaaaggaccattgaaggtaaggaggcgcaccatcatctacactggccaatcttcacggcaacaaacccaagaggaccgcactgaagaggaggcccaagaagacaaagaagatgaaatcctggaagaagacgtcacttccggctctgtcaactcaaaatcttcacctcaatcgctgggggcatgctccaaaaacATGCCAGTCAAGCGGAgggaagttgaaggatggacttacgtcactccgaagaaactgcacaagaagcatatgtcttctccacaagttcaccaatgggaaagggggcaaagcaacTCCTGTTCACCtccagaacaatgtgaaagtgttggagataatgaaactttgacacgaagatcatccatccccatcacgatgcgtgacatcttcccagaagacttcttcaactactcagtcaaggctccttgctatgaagattgcgaggaatgactctctcagatcgcttgacgaaccaacaaggctcctcgcctgcacgagcctaaactgcatggcactgagctcctggtctgcacgagcataaaaggcaacaccaacgctccttgcctgcacgacctgaaactgcaacacggcacaaCACTCCTGGTCCACACGAGCCTAAAAGGTGACAACTAAAGCTCCTGGcctgcaagagcataaactgtgtacggtaaAATCATCATTAAAATCACTGTTAAATTcatcactcatttgaactacgttatgacttgatctcttctttggaagagtacgtaggcaacttgaaacttcaaaacttcaagtacagtcacatcatcatcaaaaacacaaacactttgaagaataaaaagcaaattcaaaatatgaatactttatttctttaaaggaatgaTTTGGTTACAAAGCCGTATTACAAAGGTGAGCATTACGCCAACGTCACCACCGAGGAAAGTTGTGATCAAAAGAcactacacagcataaactcactgcagtcttttgcacaaccccacAAGGTAAAGGTGACGCACTGGAAGAAGCTCGGAGCAGCAGCGGCAAAGAGCTTACGACAAGCAGCAAGGTCAAGGTGCACAACGTCTCCACCgaggaaagttgtgaccaaaagACATTTCACAGCGAAGCCCCGCTGCAGTTTCTTGCACAGCACCACACGACAAcgcaccaccgagggaaaactgtgatcaaaaggcactacacagcgaaaCCCCGCTGCAAAtcttttgcacaaccccacATGGCAAAGGTGACACACTGGAACAGGCTCCAAGCAGCATCGGCAAGGAGGGGCAGCTACAAGACGGTTTTTCCAAGCGGAGGCAAGAAGCACATCAACGTCTCCACCgaggaaagttgtgaccaaaagACATTTCACAGCGAAGCCCCGCTGCAGTCTCTTGCACAGCACCACACGGCAgcgcaccaccgagggaaaaagactgtgaccaaaaggcactacacagcaaaACCCCATTGCAGTCTCTTGCACAAGCACTACCACGTCTCTAGAAGCTTTGTGAGGCCCAGTCTGACCACCAAGCAGCAGCAAGCCCATCCTCACTTGTGTCTCGGCCCAGAAGCAGAAAGCTCAATTCACAAACCCAAGTGACAGTGACCAGGCCCAAGCCTATTGCCCAAATCAAGCCCCGGCCCATCTTCCAAAAGCTGCTATCTCCAATCTTCTCCTTTTCTCCTCCCTGCTGTCCTGTGATGGTTGGTGAATGTAAGCTCCAAACGCCCAGATTGACAGTCAAGAGTAGAGGCCAGAGAAACTTGTAAAGACGAGCAAACGACTCATTCGGCGGGCCGACGTGGCGATGGAGACGAAGCCGAAGCCGCAACCATTGTCGACGACTCTACTTGCTACGAACGGTTTCATATGC from Malus domestica chromosome 01, GDT2T_hap1 includes:
- the LOC114821659 gene encoding uncharacterized protein; the protein is MALNESGPDPEDEELERQVDEMAKKVLEYRATLPVQLKNTVASILAVQPPVFLDGSGPGTSGAPNFDHSFTIKELLRLAELIQYCVANANLSDASLHTTRMHDYYSINTKVDDTYLQNVSRYKLPIILGLCSVPLYASGSLRPKFFGYFTFLDFLKLVCLWNARRFGNLAFSLRVYAATYPAIKVKIAMIELRSCMVEAQFWPAWFKICVATNFLVVCWEIHTAMVLEASFMILFWNSKAWVNKQRNPLHANLTT